CAGTCCATGCTAGCACCTCCTGACATGACTGACATGGAGGGAGTGGTAAGTGTTTCTAATCATTCTTTGGTTGTAGTTTGGGAATATTTGCTCAAATACTGTCTGTATATCTAAactatttctgcattttttttgttctgcaaacgtggaaaacacattaaaaacacttaaacCATTACAgtatcatttttgtttctggctGGCATTCTCACTATCTTCATTAAGATAAAAAAGATTCTGAAGTTTTCCTAGTCATAATGTTTTTGCCGATTGTTTACACTGCTGTAGTGTAATCAATAGGCAAAATATCTAATATCTAGAAAAACAGACAAGGACACTAAACTGGTTTTAtgtattaaacttttcaaaagcTAAAGAATTTTGAAGATTTAGTTCTTACTGTCAGAAGAAGTGGAATCTTGTTAAgacatctgtttttactttgagagttttaaatatttaaacgtTTTCTATATGATAACTTAAGTATTTGGTTTATCTTgataaataaagcattaatGTGTGATTATCTAAACTTTTATCTTATATTTACTAAAAGTGTATgactatatttaaaatgatgGAGTATCCATGTTCATCTTTCAAGTTGAAGACTTGTTACCCTTCTCTCACAGTAAAAAGTGAAATTCTATAGAAATCTGTAGGGATTTGACTTACTTctatctttttatgttttcacaccGTTAAACAAGGTCCTTCATTTTCCATCAAGCTGTGCTAAATTGTCAACTTTATTCCACGGAGGGAAAATTGTGACTCAGATCTGCCAAACTTTTCTAAATCTTACTCTTCAAACTGAACAAGTATGCCAGTATGAACATGtctgtcatttttattgttaggctcaacaaatataaaagcaaaaaaaaaaatctgtgacatTGTGGATTTTCAAACCTTTGCTGTGGTAGATTTGATTGGTTTCTCACGCAAGTATGactcaaaattaaggaaatcgcgGCCGATTTATCTGTTCATTCAAACTTAGCAGAAGCGCTAAATTGAAAATTAGCTCCACTGTTAGCGCATTAGCAGAAGTGTGTCAACCATtgcaaattatgattttaatacTAAGATTAAATATGTGCTtttcataaacaaaacacaaattttgtttaccagttctGAGCATCATGAACTggttcaaataaatacaaatatctaTTATTAATGTCACTGTTATTGGTTATTAATAATACCAatattaatctatttttttgtttttgttatggtacatatatatatatattttattttaaatctgtctAATATATTATTGGTAAAATAAGTGATTTTTAACAGTCTGTGTGGTTAATTTtgctaatgtaatatttctTGTGCTGCTGGCTGTTCATTATAACTCTGGTTATTTATCATATTAATTGTTTAATAAGCCTAAAGGCTTATTAAAGAGAGCTTATTAGGAGACATGTGTTATCTAATAACTCAAGTTTCTTACCAATgactttataataaaaacattccctatatttttctgtctgcagtggAAAGAAGCAAAGCCAGAGGAGTTGATGGACTCTAAGCTGAGATGTGTTTTTGAGATGCCAATGGAGAATGAAAAAACGGTGAGCTCTTgtactttttgctttgctttattGTGCATGCTGATTGTGTCACTACATATAATTCAAACTGTTGTACTACggtatagttttatttaacatttctacAACATTTAATATATACTTTTACAAGGAGAGgctgcttatttattttctttttgccctctcaggtttctttttcaaaattacaaGTTTTGGTTGtcaattatttttccatttcctcttGTGTTTCTTCACCTTTTCTTACAACAACCATACTTTAACTCAAACAGCCTTTAAGAAAGTCACTTTGTTTTAGTCTTacatgtagtttatttttgttgtggttCTTCCTTGGCCACCTGATTCCGTTCAGCTGTATACACAGCATTTCATCAGAGATAGCAGCTTAGCCTAACAGCTTCTTGCACACAAGGAGCAAAAACAACCTTCAGTAGTTGTTTTGAATTAGTTTTGACCTACATGAGACATTTGCTGGGCTCCCAGTAGGGGCTGTGTGCCATGGAGTGTTTAAGGCAGACATAATGGTGATGGAAACCAGCTTGATCCTCTTATGAAAGGCGAACTCCTCTAAAAAGGTGTCTGTGTCTTTCTACCGTTGTAAGTGAACAGTGTTAAAGTTCCCAAATGTAAACAGATGGTTCTAACTTTGTGCCAGGCGACTTAGATGTTGTTGGGAATCTCAGTGTAAACATTTTAGCAGCAGTTTACTGATTGCATCAACTCTCCGTAACCCACTTACAGCATGATATGGAGTCCAACAAGATGTCGTCGAGCTTGCTGAAGTCAGAGTCATCTGCGCTGCCTGTGAAGTCGCTGAGCTCCACCCTGGACGACGGAGAAGTAAAAAAGATTATGGAGGAGTGCAAGAGGCTGCAGATGGAGGCTCAGAGGCTAcgggaagaaaacaaacagattagAGTGAGTAAAACAGCTCAAAAGACAAGAATTACTTCATTCCTTCTCGTCCTCCTTGATTCTCTTGTCCATTTCTCAAAGGCTCACTAGTCAATAGATAGACAGGAAACTTCAGTTTGTTCAATTCAAACAATACTTTATTGAGCCCaaggggaaattaaataaagtttaaaaatgcttggctaaaaggttgttttaattgtggtttaaaatttattctttgttttgaagACTGGGACATCCAGTCTAAATAATGAACATTGTTGGTTTTTCAAACCAGAGTGTcaaatgataaaatatgtttggatGCTTCTGATCAACGAGCTCAGttatttaaaggatttaaagttGGTTTCAAACTCTGAACTCCATTTATGTTAAGTCTCTCCAAAtttatcttagttttttttaaacatttctaagGAAAACTGCTTgacatccatccttccatcaagattattttaaataagatcTTGGCTAGCATTAGATCAGCTAAAGGGATCTTTTAGATCTGTcttatgttcttttttgtttttaagagagagtttttcaacttttattaaTGACATTATCAATCCAAGAAATGACAtgttgtgtgtatatatatatatatatataactctTTTACACAAcattagaaacacattaaaagatagaaataaacaaataattcaattgctttttaaataagaaaataatttattgcctaaaatgcaataacatagtATTCCTTAAgtgtatgttttattatttgcagcaaaggatgcatcagcagctaaaaaaaaaaagcttctaaCATCAATATATGAAAAGTTTGGCCCTTTCTTTTTGactgattattttttgaattCACTAACTAATAAATGGAGagagtttttttaataatgtgaatcaggtgaaactaaaactatgccacttgatgagttttgggtagaacatattttcagacaaacgtttcttttcttaaattcaaaatctacatattttttctacaattttgTGTATGTTGCTCCCTCAGAAAATGGCTTTGTTTGCGTCTGTACACTCaaaataatgattaatcaataactaaactagttatttcaacaatcgattaataaagattaataaagattaatctgattaatccgACTAATTGTTTCAGCCCCAGTCTTGAGTGTCTGAGAAATCATGAAAGCAACTTAATAAGCCTAAATGTTCTCATGTGTGCTGCGTATAAAACCAAACGGCGGAAATTAATCCTGTATCCTAAATGAAAGACAGATTgaacaaataaacttttcatcaaaagtTTATATGACTTCAATAAACCGTCATTTTGGTACTGATTAATAATCACGGTAAAGTAAAGCAAATGAATTGGCTTGTTGAGTCAAAGAAAGCGGAGAGCCCTCCACCCTTCGACAGCTATTCAAAGCCCAGTTTTGCAATAAGTAATTTAAATCAATGAGCCTGCTATCAGTCACAACTATCGATGAGGTAAGTTTTGAAAAGGAGTTTTGTAAAAGTCGGGCTGGGCATGAGTCACACACGCTCCCACCAGGCTGCCAAGAAAGAGTCGGCCTCCTCTCTAACATCACCACCATCCCTCCCTTTAAGGTTTTGCCAGAGGCAGAGTGATTGTTGGCTGGTCCTGCGGCTCAGATTAAACTAACAGAGCGCCTCGACCCCGCCCCACCCGCTGCTGGGAAATGAAGTGTGTTAAAGCCTGGCGCCTTGTGTGTTCCTCAGGGGATTGGTTCGGATGAAACTTTAAGCAGATCCTATTTCTTTGAGCTGATAAATAAACTCTTTTctagggctgggcgatatgACTTGAAAAAATATCAGATCTTTTCCAGAATGaaagttacagaaaatattttcaaaaagtggttttcattttaataattctttCTGTCAGTTGTCcgacagagtattagggccGGATTAcgagaatttttgtttaattctgagAATATACTAGGGGTAATAGgggcgatatggacttaaatttttatcacaatattttttggTGATAATGTGAccataagaactatttattatttcttttttacctaactgtatggctgtgactACATCAATCATACCTccgaaaacatgaaaaacatgtcGATTCATAATACATTTCTTTAGGACACCAATCACTTAAAGAAGTGTGAATTAaatgcacacagtaactgcatttaaacatattttaaattttattgatatttattgattctGTTGTtgaacagtggagaaaataaactagcaatatggacagttttggaggcttttaaatattgttaattGACATTTTATTGCGACAATGATGCACCAAAATTCATcaaaatttatcacgataaatgatgaACGGTGCAATAAATGTCCACCccagtcataatattagcagaaaaacTGTCTAACCGGACATTTTTTTAacctcttcctctgtttctctTCCTTCTCCGACCCGATGCAGGAAGATGATGGTTACCGGATGAGGAAGAGCAACATCATGTCATCCCAGCATGCCTCAGGCTCCATGAAGAGGGAGGAAGGTTTGAGTGCCCGCTCCGTGGCCCTCATCCTGCTCTTCTTCATCGTCGGCGTCATTGTGGGGAAGTTGGTGTTGTAGAGCACAACACTTCGGTCAGCCGCAGCATGCTTTCATGGTGGATGAAAATACACACAGGAGCTGGGATTTTTGGATCAGAATGCCATATTTGCTGGTTGGGGTGGGTGGGGGTGGGGTGGGGCGGTACTAGTTTTGATTCAGTcccatttatgtaaaaagtttaaatttaaaagggTAATCtatgagagaaaaagagggaaaaaaatgactcaTCTTAAGAACAAACACCTCTGTAATCATCGCATAATCCTTCTGGCCTTCTTCCCAAAGTTTCATGTATTCAGATGATTTGTTTCAGGGGTTTGTGGGGAAACAGATTCATAATTTAACTGGTAATTCAGTTCAGTGAGTCTTCTAACAACGAGCGAGATAGCGTCGATGCGACCGGTCAGATTGCTGCTGTGCGAATGTCGTTTTATTTGATTAGACTgactttctttttctaattgATGCACGCCAGAGCCAATCTTCTCCGACATGTGACGACTCCACCGCACAGTAAATCCTGCTTTTCCTTCCGGTGGAACCCTGTTTTTAAAGGAAGGGAGGACCCAAAAGGTCAGGGGTCACGCACAGGGCTACAACAGTCTTCTCCAGTCTAAGGCTTTGTAAAATCTCGTCTTTGATTGTGGAACAGCTTTGATGTGTGTAAGAAACACTACAACGGGTGTTTTATTTCCTcatgcccttttttttttgttttgttgcccTAATTTATTCCCGCCACCTGTCAATCACTGCTCACCACATCC
Above is a genomic segment from Xiphophorus couchianus chromosome 20, X_couchianus-1.0, whole genome shotgun sequence containing:
- the vapb gene encoding vesicle-associated membrane protein-associated protein B/C; protein product: MARPEQVLLLEPQHELKFRGPFSDVVTTNLKLSNPTDRNVCFKVKTTAPRRYCVRPNSGIIDAGTSINVSVMLQPFEYDPNEKSKHKFMVQSMLAPPDMTDMEGVWKEAKPEELMDSKLRCVFEMPMENEKTHDMESNKMSSSLLKSESSALPVKSLSSTLDDGEVKKIMEECKRLQMEAQRLREENKQIREDDGYRMRKSNIMSSQHASGSMKREEGLSARSVALILLFFIVGVIVGKLVL